GGGAACAAATAAAGGAAATGTCTAAAAGTGGTTTAGTTGATTTTCAAGCTCATTCTCACAAACATATGGCTATTTTTAAAAAAGATCAGTTAGAAGATATTTTTTTAGAAAATGAAAACGATTGTACTGATACTTTTTTATATCATAATATTAAAAAAGGTTTTCCTAAATTTCCTAAAAGAGGAGAATACTCTGGAAAAGGTATTCTTATTGAACCTGAATTTTTTAACTTGTTTGAAAATTTTTATAATAATAAATTAATTGATAAAGATAAAAAAGAATTAAAAAAACTTGGGAATGATTTTATAAATAAATATAAAAAAGATTATTTTATTTATGAAACCTCTTTAGAAGCAGAAAATCGTATTAAAGAAGATTTTTTAATTAATAAGACATTAATTGAAGAACATCTAAATAAACCGGTTCTCTTTTTCTGCTGGCCTTGGGGACATCGAGATAAAGAATCTATAACTTTATTAAAATCTCTTGGTATAAAAGGTTTTATATCAACAAAGAAAGGAACTAACTCATATTCCCCTAACTGGAATATGATAAGAAGAATCGAACTTAGAAAATTTACACCTAGTAAATTTAAGCTTAATCTTTTTATAAATAGAAACTTACTATTAGGAAAGTTATATGGATGGCTTTCTTAAACTTAGGAGGAAAATATGAGCTTATCTGTAGCTATAATTACATTTAATGAAGAAAAAATATTAACCAAAACTCTCTCCGCTATTTCATCTATTGCAGATGAAATTATTATAGTTGATAGCGGATCTACTGACAATACTAAAAATATTGCTCTTGAGTTTAATGCCAAGTTTTTTTCTGAAACTTGGAAAGGATATGGACCACAAAGAAACTCAGCAATAAAAAAATGTTCTTGCGACTGGATTTTAAAT
This genomic stretch from Fusobacterium sp. JB019 harbors:
- a CDS encoding polysaccharide deacetylase family protein, which gives rise to MLILIISVIFLILFFHKKGVPIFLYHQVNNLSNVTPELFEKHLKILKENKMNPITISEYYNNKNIKNSMLITLDDGYIDNYLYVFPLLKKYNMKATIFLNTFYIKEKHNCKNIEIKLNNIANNEAIKNFLSLGNAQSDQYLSWEQIKEMSKSGLVDFQAHSHKHMAIFKKDQLEDIFLENENDCTDTFLYHNIKKGFPKFPKRGEYSGKGILIEPEFFNLFENFYNNKLIDKDKKELKKLGNDFINKYKKDYFIYETSLEAENRIKEDFLINKTLIEEHLNKPVLFFCWPWGHRDKESITLLKSLGIKGFISTKKGTNSYSPNWNMIRRIELRKFTPSKFKLNLFINRNLLLGKLYGWLS